The Trichosurus vulpecula isolate mTriVul1 chromosome 4, mTriVul1.pri, whole genome shotgun sequence genome contains a region encoding:
- the TMEM125 gene encoding transmembrane protein 125, whose protein sequence is MAQLEESPGLQQHRVPVPVSGAGAPDALEEHVELWWSQEPRRAALCFSVAVGLVAGCGAGGVALLYSTSSRSGEWRLAMGTVLCLLALLVLVKQLLGSAVQDMNCIRQPQHVALLRSGGGADSLVVLVSGLVLLVSGLVLIGLAASPTSGPGPSPSPARPLGTMLTTGIILGVMGALLLLGLLLYQAGIGGRCLLPTTAVGSGRGRGRGGSSIFSISGRLPTTPSIASLLGLGHSSS, encoded by the coding sequence ATGGCCCAGCTGGAAGAATCTCCTGGCCTGCAGCAGCACAGGGTGCCTGTGCCTGTGAGTGGGGCAGGAGCCCCAGATGCACTCGAGGAACACGTGGAACTGTGGTGGTCGCAGGAGCCCCGGCGTGCCGCCCTGTGCTTCTCCGTGGCTGTGGGGCTAGTGGCTGGCTGCGGGGCTGGTGGGGTGGCCCTGCTGTACTCCACCAGCAGCCGCTCAGGTGAGTGGCGCCTGGCCATGGGCACCGTCCTCTGCCTGTTGGCCTTGCTGGTACTGGTAAAGCAGCTGCTGGGCTCAGCCGTGCAAGATATGAACTGTATCCGGCAACCCCAGCATGTGGCCCTGTTGCGCAGTGGGGGAGGAGCAGACAGTCTCGTGGTCCTGGTCAGTGGCCTGGTGCTGCTGGTCAGTGGCCTAGTGCTGATTGGCCTGGCTGCTTCCCCCACTTCTGgtcctggccccagccccagcccagccAGGCccctaggcactatgctaactacGGGCATCATCCTGGGTGTCATGGGGGCCCTGCTTCTGTTGGGACTGCTGCTGTACCAAGCAGGCATTGGAGGCCGCTGCCTCCTGCCCACCACAGCTGTGGGCTCAGGTCGAGGCCGGGGACGAGGGGGCAGCAGCATCTTCAGTATCTCTGGACGGCTGCCAACCACACCCAGCATCGCCAGCCTCCTTGGACTGGGCCACAGCAGCAGCTGA